A window from Pseudomonas kribbensis encodes these proteins:
- the folE2 gene encoding GTP cyclohydrolase FolE2 — protein sequence MNALTLPDIAAQAARQALPLDWVGMRGIALPVFIEGQRLAAKADAGVSLDDGEARGIHMSRLYLALEMLEQQNLTPALLQQVLQRFLDSHEGLANSAYLNIHTDLLLRRPALVSPLAGWKTYPVTISATLKNTVFHVELKIEVAYSSTCPCSAALARQLIQQQFVDDFANKPLQHAEVLAWLGSTQGIIATPHSQRSTAQLHLHLDEFVDGLPLTSTINDAEAALGTAVQTAVKRADEQAFALANGQNLMFCEDAARRLNLALRRSPGIREFHLRVIHAESLHAHDAVAESHWRRETA from the coding sequence ATGAATGCGCTGACGCTGCCGGATATCGCCGCGCAAGCCGCCCGCCAAGCCTTGCCGCTTGATTGGGTGGGAATGCGTGGCATCGCTCTTCCTGTCTTTATCGAGGGCCAACGCCTGGCTGCAAAAGCCGATGCGGGTGTCAGTCTGGATGACGGCGAAGCCCGTGGCATTCACATGTCACGGCTGTACCTGGCGCTGGAAATGCTGGAACAGCAAAACCTCACTCCCGCACTTTTGCAGCAGGTTTTGCAGCGTTTTCTCGACAGCCACGAAGGCCTGGCCAACAGCGCCTATCTAAATATCCATACCGATTTGCTGCTCAGAAGACCCGCATTGGTCAGCCCGTTGGCTGGATGGAAAACCTATCCAGTGACCATTTCAGCCACTCTGAAAAACACAGTGTTCCACGTGGAACTCAAAATCGAAGTGGCTTATTCCTCGACCTGCCCGTGCTCTGCCGCTCTGGCGAGGCAATTGATCCAGCAACAATTCGTCGACGATTTCGCCAACAAGCCGTTGCAACATGCCGAGGTTCTTGCCTGGCTGGGCTCGACTCAAGGGATCATCGCAACGCCCCACAGCCAGCGCAGCACCGCACAACTGCATCTGCACCTGGATGAATTTGTCGATGGTTTACCGCTGACCTCGACCATCAACGACGCCGAAGCCGCCCTCGGCACCGCCGTACAAACCGCCGTGAAACGCGCCGATGAACAAGCCTTCGCCCTCGCCAATGGCCAGAACCTGATGTTCTGCGAAGACGCCGCTCGCCGTCTGAACCTGGCATTGCGTCGTTCACCTGGCATCCGCGAGTTCCACCTGCGCGTGATCCATGCCGAAAGCCTCCACGCCCACGATGCAGTCGCTGAAAGTCACTGGCGCCGGGAGACCGCATGA
- a CDS encoding metal ABC transporter ATP-binding protein has translation MIRLQSLSWGAPGQPLTPPLSLQLERGSLTAIIGVNGSGKSSLLKVIAGLQRPLAGAVALGVPRQRGLSFLPQQQHLDRQFPISLQELVAAGFWGRRLSTQLRTQRLTQALEDWHLSGLEQRPLMALSGGELQRALLARLSLADTPLLLLDEPHAALDELGQALLWQHLHTWHAQGRTLVMVCHDLAAVRQHIPQTLLIKNSGCVFGPSVELIQQTPNVQVA, from the coding sequence ATGATCCGCCTGCAGTCTTTGAGTTGGGGCGCCCCCGGCCAACCGCTCACGCCACCGCTGAGCCTTCAATTGGAACGCGGTAGCCTGACCGCCATCATCGGCGTCAACGGCAGCGGTAAAAGCAGCCTGCTGAAAGTCATCGCCGGACTACAGAGGCCTTTGGCCGGCGCTGTCGCATTAGGCGTCCCTCGCCAACGCGGCTTGTCATTTCTCCCCCAGCAACAGCACCTGGACCGCCAATTCCCGATCAGCCTCCAGGAACTGGTCGCTGCCGGTTTCTGGGGGCGCAGACTATCAACCCAACTGCGCACACAACGGCTGACTCAGGCTCTTGAAGACTGGCACTTGAGCGGCCTGGAACAGCGCCCGTTGATGGCCCTCTCCGGCGGTGAACTGCAACGCGCCCTGCTCGCTCGACTGAGTCTGGCGGACACACCTTTGCTGCTGCTCGACGAACCCCATGCCGCTCTCGATGAACTGGGTCAGGCGTTGCTCTGGCAACACCTGCACACCTGGCATGCGCAAGGACGGACGCTGGTGATGGTTTGCCACGACCTCGCCGCGGTCCGCCAACACATCCCACAAACGCTGCTGATCAAAAACAGCGGCTGCGTGTTCGGCCCCAGTGTCGAACTGATCCAGCAAACCCCCAACGTGCAGGTGGCCTGA
- a CDS encoding metal ABC transporter permease: MHTTAHFWQPFLEFVFMRRALLGGLLLACSTAPLGVFLILRRMSLIGDAVAHGILPGAALGFWFAGLSLPALTLGGLGAGLSMAGLAAWITRRTGLREDASVAAIYPISLASGVLILGIAGKRLDLLHLLFGSALAVDGPTLNGMLGVSLLSLMAMALIYRPLLLDTLDPLFLRTVSRLGPIAHGVFLTLVVLNLVIGFQAIGALMVVGLMMLPAAASRFWSRRLPILIAIAAVIGCLSVWLGLLLSFYYSLPSGPAIVLVAGIGYLLSVVLGPVHGLLRRPPLLTSQ, translated from the coding sequence ATGCACACCACCGCACACTTCTGGCAACCGTTCCTTGAGTTCGTGTTCATGCGCCGGGCGCTCTTGGGGGGCCTGCTGCTGGCATGCAGCACCGCTCCATTGGGCGTGTTCCTGATCCTGCGACGCATGAGCCTGATCGGCGACGCCGTCGCCCACGGCATCCTTCCCGGAGCGGCGCTCGGCTTCTGGTTTGCTGGACTGAGTCTTCCCGCGCTGACCCTCGGCGGCCTCGGCGCCGGCCTGAGCATGGCCGGACTCGCGGCGTGGATCACCCGCCGAACCGGCCTGCGCGAGGACGCCAGCGTCGCCGCGATCTACCCGATCTCTCTGGCCAGTGGTGTGTTGATTCTGGGCATCGCCGGCAAACGTCTCGACCTGCTCCACTTGCTGTTCGGTTCGGCATTGGCGGTCGACGGTCCCACCCTGAACGGAATGTTGGGCGTGTCGCTGCTAAGCCTGATGGCCATGGCACTGATCTACCGCCCGCTCCTGCTCGACACCCTCGATCCACTGTTCCTGCGAACAGTCAGCCGACTCGGCCCAATCGCCCACGGTGTGTTCCTGACGCTGGTGGTGCTGAATCTGGTCATCGGATTCCAGGCCATCGGCGCACTGATGGTGGTCGGTCTGATGATGTTGCCCGCCGCTGCTTCCCGCTTCTGGAGCCGGCGCCTGCCGATCCTGATCGCCATCGCCGCCGTGATCGGTTGCCTGTCGGTGTGGCTCGGACTGTTGCTGTCGTTCTACTACTCGCTGCCCAGCGGTCCGGCCATCGTGCTGGTCGCAGGCATCGGTTACCTGTTGTCCGTGGTGCTCGGGCCGGTTCACGGCCTGCTGCGCCGCCCGCCCTTGCTCACATCCCAATGA